One genomic window of Hydrogenimonas thermophila includes the following:
- the lolA gene encoding LolA-like outer membrane lipoprotein chaperone encodes MKRITIIMLFASTLLAELPVPDQIQADFHQTVVNSENNQTLNYTGSVFMKFPNEAKWIYKQPIEKIICLMQNRAWVIEPELEQATLFQLDKAVPVLKILKKAQQIDTHKYKALYEGIEYIIITDSKDQIKQIKYIDDLGNSVLLTFEKIKTKLIDPSFLKCTIPEDYDIIDGRY; translated from the coding sequence ATGAAACGAATAACAATAATAATGCTTTTTGCATCAACACTCTTAGCAGAACTTCCTGTCCCTGATCAGATTCAAGCTGATTTTCACCAAACAGTAGTTAACTCAGAAAATAATCAAACATTAAACTATACTGGTTCTGTTTTTATGAAATTTCCAAATGAGGCAAAATGGATCTACAAACAACCAATTGAAAAGATAATCTGTTTAATGCAAAATCGTGCTTGGGTTATAGAACCAGAATTAGAACAAGCAACACTCTTTCAATTAGATAAAGCTGTTCCTGTTTTAAAGATTTTGAAAAAAGCTCAACAGATTGATACACATAAATATAAAGCACTCTATGAAGGCATAGAGTACATCATAATAACAGACAGTAAAGATCAAATAAAACAGATCAAATATATAGATGATTTAGGCAATAGTGTACTACTGACTTTTGAAAAAATAAAAACCAAACTTATAGATCCATCTTTTTTAAAGTGTACTATTCCTGAAGATTACGATATTATAGATGGTCGATACTAA
- a CDS encoding AsmA-like C-terminal domain-containing protein, with translation MITTTTKILHSTILKIFLLISFLFILIIFLLAKGIEISEINLPGFKIQQFYIKLDKKLIISIKSVKIKAKKESSKTVNEVNNIVKVIQYLPHYFQKVNVENLQVGQKNINLLYDNNIFHIDTDILHLSSTLSYNPKLKVISVNIKELYLNDSQINLNGQFNYLIMKKKWTGKGVYKTFKINGSFLVTYENETINFKLNSNETSSIKELIDYIAPPEPIKVWIYPKIPAKRYKLHYLTGSIKLKKDGSIEFDPQKLKAFATAYNANIHFNSNVPPVSTKQIDITLKNNTLSFKLYDPIYEGKKLNGSYVQIRNLTNSKAELDAHIVVNDKIDNSIKTILSAYDIHLPFVQTEGLTDATVDFTVKLVTGEVIKYEGDYKSKQATLLFDDTIKLPVKNLHVISKDSKIIIKPCKISFIPHIDATINGSIDLYNKKGEFISQIKRLQYSYNSIPLIKIIDQKLPIKMNFNDRVTFEAPELNLIFSYKSGGSIKVVSKDIKPIVPYLKGPLLPIKGGKIEIVYSLQKLEADGFINYSNNFLTYNNQPIEKFSFQVKRDKLQTTAALNSNIFITLQKNRTFINTIGVDIYIDNLLKTIEPYTQKVSNKTKTTKQIFHIKGKNSILYYKNIELPCSSYSAILKTNPLNIKFISQHNDGEIRGIIEKSYINITGKQIPDYVIRKITTLDYIYGGLFDFNAIGDINNFKGTILVHNSLWAKNAFYNNVLAMLNTIPAVLTLKNPGFSNKGFKIKEGAIQYHYQDNILYFDNILMNGDSAQITGRGKINFKSETILMLMQIHFLENLTNILNKIPIAGYLIFGDDGTMAVTLNINGYLENPKVTTETVKDVVQVPLNILERTLKLPFKLFE, from the coding sequence ATGATAACAACTACAACAAAGATACTCCATTCAACTATTCTCAAGATATTTTTGCTCATCTCTTTTCTTTTTATTTTAATAATTTTTTTACTTGCCAAAGGTATTGAAATTTCAGAAATTAATTTACCAGGATTTAAAATTCAGCAATTCTACATTAAACTAGATAAAAAGCTGATCATCTCTATAAAAAGTGTAAAAATTAAAGCTAAAAAAGAGTCAAGCAAAACAGTAAATGAAGTTAACAATATTGTAAAAGTTATCCAATACTTGCCACACTATTTTCAAAAGGTAAATGTAGAGAATCTTCAAGTAGGGCAAAAAAATATAAATTTACTGTATGACAATAATATATTTCATATTGATACAGATATTCTACATCTCTCATCAACCCTATCATATAATCCTAAATTAAAAGTAATTTCTGTAAATATTAAGGAGTTATATTTAAATGATTCTCAAATAAATTTAAATGGTCAATTTAACTATTTAATAATGAAAAAAAAATGGACTGGTAAAGGAGTTTACAAAACTTTTAAAATAAATGGAAGTTTTTTAGTAACCTATGAAAATGAAACTATAAATTTTAAACTAAACTCAAATGAAACCTCTTCAATAAAAGAGTTAATAGATTATATTGCACCTCCTGAACCGATCAAGGTATGGATTTACCCAAAAATTCCTGCAAAAAGATATAAATTACATTATCTGACTGGTAGCATAAAACTAAAAAAAGATGGTTCAATAGAATTTGATCCACAAAAACTAAAAGCTTTTGCAACAGCTTATAATGCGAATATACATTTTAACAGTAATGTTCCTCCGGTATCTACAAAACAGATAGATATTACATTAAAAAATAATACTCTCTCTTTTAAACTATACGATCCAATATATGAAGGAAAAAAATTAAATGGTAGTTATGTACAAATAAGGAATTTAACAAACAGCAAAGCTGAATTAGATGCACATATTGTAGTGAATGACAAAATAGACAATTCTATAAAAACTATTTTGTCAGCTTACGATATACATCTGCCTTTTGTACAAACTGAAGGTTTAACAGATGCAACAGTAGATTTTACAGTAAAATTAGTAACCGGTGAAGTAATAAAATATGAAGGAGACTATAAGTCAAAACAGGCAACATTACTCTTTGATGATACAATTAAGTTACCTGTAAAAAATTTACATGTAATTTCTAAAGACTCTAAGATTATAATAAAACCCTGCAAAATAAGCTTTATCCCACATATTGATGCAACAATAAATGGCTCAATAGATCTTTATAATAAAAAAGGTGAATTTATTTCTCAAATAAAAAGATTACAATACAGCTATAACTCTATACCTCTAATCAAAATAATAGATCAAAAACTTCCAATTAAAATGAATTTCAACGATAGAGTAACTTTTGAAGCACCTGAATTAAACTTGATTTTTTCCTATAAGTCTGGTGGAAGCATCAAAGTAGTTTCTAAAGATATAAAGCCAATAGTTCCATATTTAAAAGGACCACTTTTACCAATAAAAGGTGGAAAAATAGAAATAGTTTATTCATTGCAAAAATTAGAAGCAGACGGCTTTATAAACTACTCTAATAACTTTTTAACATACAACAATCAGCCAATAGAAAAGTTTTCTTTTCAAGTAAAAAGAGACAAACTGCAAACTACTGCAGCACTAAATAGTAATATTTTTATTACATTACAAAAAAATAGAACCTTTATAAATACAATAGGTGTAGATATTTATATAGATAATTTATTAAAAACAATAGAGCCATATACTCAAAAGGTTAGTAATAAAACTAAAACAACTAAACAAATTTTTCATATAAAAGGTAAAAACAGTATTTTATATTATAAAAATATAGAGCTTCCCTGCTCTTCCTATAGTGCAATATTAAAAACTAATCCATTAAATATTAAATTTATTTCTCAACATAACGACGGAGAGATTAGAGGGATTATTGAAAAGAGTTATATAAATATAACCGGCAAACAGATTCCAGATTATGTAATACGTAAAATTACTACTTTAGACTATATTTATGGTGGACTTTTTGACTTTAATGCAATTGGTGATATTAATAATTTCAAAGGTACTATATTAGTACATAATAGTTTATGGGCAAAAAATGCTTTTTATAACAATGTATTAGCAATGCTAAATACTATACCTGCAGTTTTAACACTAAAAAATCCTGGATTTAGTAATAAAGGATTTAAAATAAAAGAAGGTGCTATTCAATACCACTATCAAGACAATATACTATATTTTGACAATATTTTAATGAATGGAGATAGTGCCCAAATAACAGGTAGAGGAAAGATCAACTTTAAATCTGAAACTATACTGATGTTAATGCAGATTCACTTTTTAGAAAATCTTACTAATATACTAAATAAAATTCCTATAGCCGGATATTTAATCTTTGGCGATGACGGAACTATGGCTGTTACACTAAACATTAACGGTTATTTAGAAAATCCAAAAGTAACTACTGAAACAGTAAAAGATGTAGTACAAGTGCCTCTCAATATTTTAGAGAGAACACTTAAACTACCGTTTAAACTATTTGAATAA
- the secA gene encoding preprotein translocase subunit SecA yields the protein MIKSLFRAIVGTANDRELKKYKKKVAKINALEPKYEKMSDDELKAAFNELKEQVQSGSATLDDVLFDSFAITREASKRTLGMRHFDVQLIGGMVLHDNKIAEMKTGEGKTLVATLPVVLNAMLGRGVHVVTVNDYLAKRDSSEMGKIYEFLGYSVGTITADIIDDATRKAQYDADITYGTNNEFGFDYLRDNMKYSLDEMVQRDHYFAIVDEVDSILIDEARTPLIISGPTSSKLENYTRADKVARQMVRDEDFTVDEKNRVILVTEKGIEKAEKLFGVDNLYAMENAVLAHHLDQALKAHHLFEKDVDYVVKDGEIVIVDEFTGRLSEGRRFSEGLHQALEAKEGVEIKEESQTLADITFQNYFRMYEKLAGMTGTAQTEATEFAEIYNLDVISIPTNVPVQRKDQPDLIYKTEREKFDAVIRDIKERNKKGQPVLVGTASIEKSEVLHALLKKEKIPHNVLNAKNHEHEAEIIKDAGKKGAVTIATNMAGRGVDIKIDDEVRELGGLYIIGTERHESRRIDNQLRGRAGRQGDPGESRFYLSLEDHLLRIFGSERIKTIMDRMGVEEGEYIESKMVTRAVEKAQKKVENLHFESRKHLLEYDDVANEQRKIIYRFRHELLNPEFDINAKIDAIREEYLQSLMMECGIYEGAPREDFDLEKLRLKILEELGEAFEEDELKDKDYSELFEYLLEQLKERYEAKMGVLHPEQRDEIERILYLQVLDNAWREHLYQMDILKTGIGLRGYNQKDPLVEYKKESYNLFTELVESIKRETLKTLYLVRFKNEEEIEKEQAAIEKMREQMESELENFSTNKEPEQAPIKKKKPARNDPCPCGSGKKYKQCCGKSGPKRGVLANNA from the coding sequence ATGATCAAGTCGCTTTTTCGTGCTATTGTTGGAACAGCAAATGACAGAGAGTTAAAAAAATATAAGAAAAAAGTTGCAAAAATCAATGCTTTAGAGCCAAAATATGAGAAGATGAGTGATGATGAGCTAAAAGCTGCATTTAATGAGTTGAAAGAGCAGGTTCAAAGTGGTTCTGCTACACTAGATGATGTTCTTTTTGACTCATTTGCAATCACTCGTGAAGCTTCTAAACGTACTTTAGGTATGCGTCATTTTGATGTGCAGTTGATAGGTGGTATGGTGCTTCATGATAACAAGATTGCTGAGATGAAAACAGGTGAGGGTAAAACACTTGTTGCAACTTTACCTGTTGTTTTAAATGCAATGCTTGGGCGTGGAGTTCATGTTGTCACAGTTAATGACTACTTGGCTAAACGTGACTCCAGTGAAATGGGAAAAATTTATGAGTTTTTAGGTTATTCAGTAGGAACTATTACAGCAGACATCATTGATGATGCTACAAGAAAAGCTCAATATGATGCAGATATAACATATGGAACCAACAATGAGTTTGGCTTTGACTACCTTCGTGATAATATGAAATACTCTCTTGATGAGATGGTGCAACGTGATCACTATTTTGCTATTGTCGATGAAGTTGACTCTATCTTGATTGATGAAGCTAGAACTCCTCTTATTATTTCAGGACCAACAAGCAGCAAGCTTGAAAACTATACAAGAGCCGATAAAGTCGCACGTCAAATGGTAAGAGATGAAGACTTTACGGTTGATGAGAAGAATCGTGTTATTCTTGTAACAGAAAAAGGTATAGAAAAAGCAGAGAAACTATTTGGTGTTGACAACCTTTATGCTATGGAAAATGCTGTACTGGCTCACCATCTTGATCAAGCTCTCAAAGCTCACCATCTTTTTGAAAAAGATGTCGATTATGTTGTAAAAGATGGAGAAATTGTAATAGTTGATGAGTTTACAGGAAGGCTTTCAGAAGGTAGAAGATTTAGTGAAGGATTACATCAGGCGTTAGAAGCAAAAGAGGGTGTTGAGATTAAAGAGGAGTCTCAAACATTAGCCGATATTACTTTCCAAAACTACTTCCGTATGTATGAAAAACTTGCAGGTATGACTGGTACTGCTCAAACAGAAGCTACAGAGTTTGCAGAAATTTATAATTTAGATGTTATCTCTATTCCAACAAATGTTCCTGTACAAAGAAAAGATCAACCTGACCTTATCTATAAAACAGAGCGTGAAAAGTTTGATGCTGTAATTCGTGATATTAAAGAGAGAAATAAAAAGGGTCAGCCTGTATTGGTAGGTACTGCTTCTATTGAAAAATCAGAAGTCTTACATGCTCTTCTTAAAAAAGAGAAGATTCCACACAATGTTTTGAATGCAAAGAATCATGAACATGAAGCTGAAATCATTAAAGATGCTGGTAAAAAAGGTGCTGTAACTATTGCAACCAATATGGCAGGTCGTGGTGTTGATATTAAGATAGATGATGAAGTTCGTGAGCTTGGCGGTCTTTATATCATAGGTACTGAACGCCATGAAAGCCGACGTATAGATAACCAGTTGCGAGGTCGGGCTGGACGACAGGGTGATCCAGGTGAAAGTCGTTTCTATTTGAGTCTTGAAGATCATCTTCTTAGAATTTTTGGAAGTGAGCGCATTAAGACTATAATGGATCGAATGGGAGTAGAAGAGGGTGAGTATATCGAGTCAAAAATGGTGACACGAGCTGTTGAAAAAGCTCAAAAGAAAGTTGAAAACCTACATTTTGAGTCTCGTAAACATCTTCTTGAGTATGATGATGTTGCAAATGAACAGCGTAAAATCATCTACAGATTCCGTCATGAACTTCTTAATCCTGAGTTTGATATTAATGCCAAAATAGATGCAATTCGTGAAGAGTACTTGCAAAGCTTAATGATGGAGTGTGGAATTTACGAGGGTGCTCCTAGAGAAGATTTTGATTTGGAGAAGTTACGACTTAAAATTCTAGAAGAGTTGGGTGAAGCTTTTGAAGAAGATGAGTTAAAAGATAAAGATTACAGTGAGCTTTTTGAATATCTGTTAGAACAACTTAAAGAAAGATATGAAGCCAAAATGGGAGTTCTTCACCCTGAACAACGTGATGAAATTGAACGTATTCTCTATCTTCAAGTATTAGATAATGCTTGGAGAGAGCATCTTTATCAGATGGATATATTAAAAACAGGTATTGGTTTACGAGGATATAACCAAAAAGATCCTCTTGTTGAGTATAAAAAAGAGAGTTATAACCTATTTACTGAACTTGTTGAATCTATTAAACGAGAGACTCTTAAAACTCTATATCTGGTTCGCTTTAAAAATGAAGAGGAGATTGAAAAAGAGCAGGCTGCTATCGAAAAGATGAGAGAGCAAATGGAGTCTGAACTAGAAAACTTCTCTACAAATAAAGAGCCTGAACAAGCTCCTATAAAGAAAAAGAAACCTGCAAGAAATGATCCTTGCCCTTGCGGTAGTGGAAAAAAATATAAGCAGTGTTGTGGTAAAAGCGGACCAAAACGTGGAGTTCTTGCAAACAACGCATGA
- the mltG gene encoding endolytic transglycosylase MltG, protein MSKNILRIVEWSIFVVVVIILSLCFYLTQPVKTSLVLFLPSGSQTAIISYLHKNGIDLNLLDKYLLRFFGYPQQGWIEIGTTRLTKADLLYKITHAKAAIVKVTLVPGETSELFISQLAKKLGLDKRKLFVAYKKYAPYMDGVIWPDTYYIPMGISEEHLMNYLISKSIERHKRLAKKIFGVYNETKWFRYVTIASIIQKEAANKDEMPIISAVIYNRLRKHMRLQMDGTLNYGKYSHIKVTKRRIKSDKSHFNTYKYKGLPPTPVGSVSLYALKAAIKPANVNYLYFVKGKNGRHIFTKSYKSHLKALKSVNK, encoded by the coding sequence ATGAGCAAAAATATCTTGAGAATAGTTGAATGGAGTATCTTTGTTGTAGTTGTTATCATTTTATCACTCTGTTTTTATCTAACCCAACCTGTAAAAACCAGTCTTGTGCTATTTCTTCCATCTGGCTCGCAGACGGCGATTATATCATATTTGCATAAAAACGGCATAGATTTAAATCTACTTGACAAGTATCTTTTGAGATTTTTTGGATATCCGCAGCAAGGTTGGATTGAAATTGGAACAACCAGATTAACAAAAGCAGATTTGCTTTATAAAATTACTCATGCAAAAGCAGCAATAGTAAAAGTAACACTAGTTCCTGGTGAAACATCTGAACTATTTATCTCCCAGCTTGCAAAAAAGTTAGGTTTGGATAAAAGAAAACTCTTTGTTGCTTATAAAAAATATGCACCATATATGGATGGAGTGATTTGGCCTGATACTTACTACATTCCAATGGGTATAAGTGAAGAGCATCTTATGAATTATCTAATTTCTAAATCAATAGAACGTCATAAACGTTTGGCTAAAAAGATTTTTGGAGTATACAATGAGACTAAATGGTTTCGTTATGTAACGATTGCATCAATCATACAAAAAGAGGCAGCAAACAAAGATGAAATGCCAATAATATCAGCAGTTATATATAATCGACTAAGAAAACATATGCGTCTGCAGATGGATGGAACACTAAATTATGGGAAATATTCGCATATAAAGGTTACAAAAAGAAGAATAAAGAGTGACAAGTCACATTTTAATACGTACAAATATAAAGGATTGCCTCCAACTCCTGTAGGAAGTGTTTCATTATATGCACTAAAAGCGGCAATTAAACCTGCAAATGTTAATTATTTATACTTTGTAAAAGGTAAAAATGGCAGACATATATTTACAAAGAGTTACAAATCGCATCTGAAAGCTCTAAAAAGTGTTAACAAATGA
- a CDS encoding NADP-dependent isocitrate dehydrogenase, protein MAEQKIIWTKIDEAPALATYSLFPIVKNFLKTAGVDIEQCDISLAGRVISQFPERLREDQRIPDNLAALGELVKKPEANIIKLPNISASIPQLKATIEELQKKGFDLPDFPEDPQTDEEKEIAAKYATCLGSAVNPVLREGNSDRRAAAAVKKFAQKNPHRLKPFSPDCKAYVAYMDGGDFYENEQSVIMDKDATLSIELNGKCLKTLEVEDKELVSSTFMSAKALRAFLAKTIEDAKEKGLLWSVHLKATMMKVSDPIIFGHAVSVFFKDVFEKYADEFEKLGVNPDLGIGDLLKKIEKSDKKDEIEAALKAVVEKGEPNIAMVDSDKGITNLHFSNDIIIDASMPPVIREGGKMWNKDGELQECVAVIPDRSYARMYSAMLEDCKENGQFDVATMGHVSNVGLMAKKAEEYGSHPFTFRCAEDGVMEVKDQDGNVLMSHKVEKGDIWRLYKAKDIAVKDWVRLAHERGKLTGDPIVFWLDSNRAHDSNLIKKVLEYLPEHLEKEPIEYHIMAPELAMKYTVKRSRAGLNTISVTGNVLRDYLTDLFPILELGTSAKMMSIVPLLAGGGLFETGAGGSAPKHVEQFLKESHLRWDSLGEFLALAESLRMIFNKTNDNKVKALCEALDKANEAYLDNNKAPGRKCGEPDNKASHFYLALYWADALANSDDKELAEKFASVAKALKENEQKILDELLAVEGKPSDIGGYFMPDDEKAEKAMRPSETLNKIIESIA, encoded by the coding sequence ATGGCAGAACAAAAGATTATCTGGACGAAGATCGATGAGGCACCGGCTTTAGCTACTTATTCGCTCTTTCCAATTGTTAAAAACTTCTTGAAGACAGCTGGCGTTGATATTGAGCAGTGTGATATATCTCTTGCTGGACGTGTTATTTCTCAGTTCCCTGAGAGACTACGTGAAGATCAGCGTATTCCTGATAACCTTGCAGCTCTTGGTGAACTTGTAAAAAAACCAGAAGCAAATATTATTAAATTACCAAACATTTCAGCTTCTATTCCTCAGCTTAAAGCTACTATTGAAGAGCTTCAGAAAAAAGGGTTTGATCTTCCTGATTTTCCAGAAGATCCTCAAACTGATGAAGAGAAAGAGATTGCTGCAAAATATGCTACTTGTCTTGGTTCTGCAGTTAACCCAGTTCTTCGTGAGGGTAACAGTGACCGACGTGCAGCAGCTGCAGTTAAAAAATTTGCTCAGAAAAATCCTCATAGATTGAAGCCATTCTCACCAGATTGTAAAGCATATGTTGCTTACATGGATGGTGGTGACTTCTATGAAAATGAGCAGTCTGTTATTATGGATAAAGATGCAACACTTAGCATCGAACTAAATGGTAAATGCCTAAAAACTTTGGAAGTTGAAGATAAAGAGCTTGTTTCATCTACTTTCATGTCAGCTAAAGCTTTAAGAGCATTCTTAGCAAAAACTATTGAGGATGCAAAAGAGAAGGGACTTCTTTGGTCTGTACACTTGAAAGCTACTATGATGAAAGTTAGTGACCCAATTATCTTTGGTCATGCTGTTAGCGTTTTCTTCAAAGATGTATTTGAAAAATATGCTGATGAGTTCGAAAAACTTGGTGTAAATCCAGATCTTGGAATCGGTGACCTTCTTAAAAAGATCGAAAAGTCAGATAAAAAAGATGAGATTGAAGCTGCTTTAAAAGCTGTTGTTGAAAAAGGTGAGCCAAACATCGCAATGGTTGACAGCGATAAAGGTATTACAAACCTACACTTCTCTAATGACATCATTATTGATGCTTCTATGCCTCCAGTTATCCGTGAAGGCGGAAAAATGTGGAACAAAGATGGTGAGCTTCAAGAGTGTGTAGCTGTTATTCCTGATAGAAGTTATGCAAGAATGTATAGTGCAATGCTAGAAGATTGTAAAGAGAATGGTCAGTTTGATGTTGCAACTATGGGTCACGTTAGCAACGTTGGTCTTATGGCGAAAAAAGCTGAAGAGTATGGAAGCCATCCATTCACTTTCCGCTGTGCTGAAGATGGTGTTATGGAAGTTAAAGATCAAGATGGTAACGTCTTGATGAGCCATAAAGTTGAAAAAGGTGACATCTGGAGACTTTATAAAGCAAAAGATATTGCGGTTAAAGACTGGGTTCGATTGGCACATGAGCGTGGTAAACTTACTGGTGATCCTATTGTATTCTGGCTTGATTCAAACAGAGCGCATGATTCAAACCTTATCAAAAAAGTTTTAGAGTACTTGCCAGAGCATCTTGAAAAAGAGCCAATTGAGTACCATATTATGGCACCTGAACTTGCAATGAAGTATACTGTTAAACGAAGCCGAGCAGGTCTAAATACAATCTCTGTTACTGGTAACGTTCTTCGTGACTACCTAACAGACTTATTCCCAATTTTAGAGCTTGGAACAAGTGCGAAAATGATGAGTATTGTTCCACTTCTTGCTGGTGGTGGATTGTTTGAAACAGGTGCAGGTGGATCAGCTCCTAAGCATGTTGAGCAGTTCTTGAAAGAGAGCCACCTACGATGGGATAGCCTTGGAGAATTCCTTGCATTGGCTGAAAGCCTAAGAATGATTTTCAATAAAACAAATGACAACAAGGTTAAAGCACTTTGTGAAGCATTAGATAAAGCTAACGAAGCTTACCTTGATAACAACAAAGCACCAGGTAGAAAGTGTGGTGAGCCTGATAACAAAGCAAGTCACTTCTATCTTGCACTATACTGGGCAGATGCACTTGCTAATAGTGATGATAAAGAGTTGGCAGAGAAGTTTGCTTCTGTTGCTAAAGCTCTTAAAGAGAATGAACAAAAAATTCTTGATGAACTTCTTGCTGTTGAAGGTAAACCATCTGATATTGGTGGATACTTTATGCCAGATGATGAAAAAGCTGAAAAGGCAATGCGCCCAAGCGAAACTCTCAACAAAATTATCGAATCAATCGCATAA
- a CDS encoding ABC transporter permease, with amino-acid sequence MNSKFVNTMVKRYLRFDREHPFIFLSAILAFFGIAIGVMVLIIAMAIMNGMEKEFEKRLFVMNYPLTIYPKVRGAIDNELLESLENKFLDLKFSPYMQSQALVRKGGTLKGGLFFGIDPEREKEVNEVFAKAYTKPFGKYGVIIGRPLADELGIGIGDKIMFLFSKMEPAGLSLMPLSKRFKVDGIFRSGLNAYDESYYYTSFKSFEKIFKRKPGEYDGIHIDSKKPMRDIELIKSELPSTVGIIGWWQQNGNFFAAMQMEKRALFIVLMLIILIASLNIVSSLLMTVMNRRSEVALLLSLGASKKEILHIFFRLGLIIGVGGVFIGTLLGLSGMEILKHFDIISLPEDVYGTSRLPLDLDLKDFISIIVGAFVITLLSSLYPAKKASQIDALKVLRNE; translated from the coding sequence ATGAACAGTAAATTTGTAAATACAATGGTCAAGCGTTATTTGCGCTTTGACCGTGAACACCCCTTTATCTTCTTATCTGCTATCCTTGCATTTTTTGGTATTGCTATTGGTGTAATGGTACTGATTATCGCTATGGCAATAATGAATGGAATGGAAAAAGAGTTTGAAAAACGTCTATTTGTTATGAACTATCCTTTGACAATTTACCCAAAAGTTCGTGGTGCCATAGACAATGAATTGCTAGAGTCTCTTGAAAATAAATTTTTAGATCTTAAATTCAGTCCATATATGCAGAGTCAAGCACTTGTTAGAAAGGGAGGAACTCTTAAAGGAGGACTCTTTTTTGGTATAGACCCTGAGCGTGAGAAAGAGGTAAATGAGGTTTTTGCAAAAGCTTATACTAAGCCTTTTGGAAAGTATGGCGTTATTATAGGAAGACCATTGGCAGATGAGCTTGGTATTGGCATTGGAGATAAAATTATGTTTTTGTTTTCAAAGATGGAGCCTGCCGGTCTATCTTTAATGCCTCTTTCTAAACGTTTTAAAGTTGATGGTATTTTTAGATCAGGGCTTAATGCATATGATGAGAGTTACTACTACACATCTTTTAAAAGTTTTGAAAAGATTTTCAAGCGCAAGCCTGGAGAGTATGACGGTATTCATATAGATTCTAAAAAACCTATGCGTGATATTGAACTTATAAAATCAGAGCTTCCATCAACAGTTGGTATTATTGGGTGGTGGCAGCAAAATGGTAACTTTTTTGCAGCAATGCAGATGGAGAAACGAGCACTCTTCATTGTTTTAATGCTTATTATTCTTATAGCATCTTTGAATATTGTGAGTTCTCTTTTAATGACTGTTATGAATCGTAGAAGTGAAGTTGCACTTCTGCTCTCACTTGGTGCATCAAAAAAAGAGATTTTGCATATATTTTTCAGACTAGGACTCATAATAGGTGTCGGTGGTGTATTTATTGGTACACTTTTAGGTTTAAGTGGTATGGAGATTTTAAAGCATTTTGATATTATATCTTTGCCTGAAGATGTTTATGGTACCAGCCGATTACCACTAGATCTTGACTTAAAAGATTTTATAAGCATTATAGTTGGTGCATTTGTTATTACACTTCTCTCTTCACTCTATCCAGCCAAGAAAGCTTCTCAAATTGATGCATTGAAAGTTTTAAGAAACGAATAA